The following proteins are encoded in a genomic region of Candidatus Eisenbacteria bacterium:
- a CDS encoding VOC family protein — protein MAKPDPIPKGYTTVTASMIFRDAPKAIEFYKKAFGATERARALGPDGKIMHAEIQIGSSIVMLSDEVMGQRSAETIGATPVTFYLYFEDADAAYKKAVAAGAKPMMPVTDMFWGDRMGHITDPFGYGWNIASHVKDVTPEEMKKGQEEFMKQVAGAR, from the coding sequence ATGGCAAAGCCAGATCCAATCCCCAAGGGCTACACAACCGTCACGGCATCCATGATCTTCCGAGATGCCCCGAAGGCGATCGAGTTCTACAAGAAGGCGTTCGGCGCTACGGAGCGGGCGCGCGCCCTCGGGCCCGACGGAAAGATCATGCACGCGGAGATCCAGATCGGCAGCTCGATCGTGATGCTCTCGGACGAGGTCATGGGCCAACGCTCCGCCGAGACGATCGGCGCCACGCCGGTCACCTTCTACCTCTACTTCGAGGACGCCGACGCGGCATACAAGAAGGCCGTGGCGGCGGGCGCGAAGCCGATGATGCCGGTGACGGACATGTTCTGGGGCGACCGCATGGGCCACATCACGGACCCGTTCGGCTACGGCTGGAACATCGCATCGCACGTCAAGGACGTCACGCCCGAAGAGATGAAGAAGGGCCAGGAAGAGTTCATGAAGCAGGTGGCGGGCGCCCGGTAA